AAAAATAAATATGGTTTCAGCAAAATAATAGAGGCGGAAAAGCTAGACAATGGCATGCAAAACTGCACATCCGTGATCAGAAATATGATTTTGAGAATGTCGTGGAATGACATTAAGTTAAAATACTAGCGAACGATCATAACATCTTTCTTCGTAAGTTTAGCATTTCAAGACCCTAGAACACCTCTCTTCACAAATCATATTTTCTCTTGTCAGATGTAGAATAGTGTCtttgcaaataaaattcttGAACTGTAAAATTGGATTTAGGAAGTTGATGCTAAGCATATATTTTCATTGCCTTGCGCCTCAGCTGCAAATAAGCAGGCAAAAGTAGGGCTAAACAGATTCTAAGATTATAATTATCTAAGCgagtaaaacaaataaaaatatacctTAAAATAATCTTTGATTTCTCTACCTTGAAATATCAATATATGCCAAATGTTTTATGCATATCTTTTGTAGGAACTATTTGTTGTAACAttgcaaattatgcaacattTCATCAAACTattcaataaaagaaaaactcttCTTGTTGCTTTGCTACATGATACaactctatattttttttgttacaaaACTAGATGGTTTATGCAACCACGTGCATTCGTACACAATATAATGCAAATATTAGAGAGATAAATTTCATTACTTACGTTTTTCTCATCGTAACATACGAATTCAGCTCTCTTATCTGCCACATGACAGATAAACTAGTTATATGTTAGTAGGAAATAACGAATCGACAAGTCGGCAAAGAAAAAGTGTTAAGTCACCAACCATTAATTGCTTCTTCTCAACAAGCTGCCAATTCACCTCTGGCAGATTTCGAATCTCCTCATCTTCAATTGCGCTGTCAAATTCCCTAATTAAACTGTAATGGACAAGTTTCGATGTCAAAAGTTCGCGTATTTGATAAAAGCTTAGACATGGCCAAATCCTTAACCTTCTACAACTAAGATACTGAGATTGTAGTCCCTAAAATTTTCACTCATGCACTATGGTTGGAGAAATCTATGTTTTATGTGAAATAACCATTTTACTCCTCTCGTGAAAAGGCGTCGCTATTGTAGTTTTCATGCGATAGGGTTaagaacaaattttttttcaaataaacccttaaaacatttataatttccaaataattctatcaaaattttatttggccaaataattcTATTTCGTCCAATTCAGCGCTAGAATGGAAGGACAATTAGGAAACAGTGAATCATTTACagccttttaaaaaatttttgagaaacaaagtggtaaataattcaccatttctttttgattttttatatagaattctaacaatcacataaaaatttcaacaaatcatatacaattttaacaatccaaaaaattttaacagtctatccatataattttaacaattaaacaGAAATTTTAATAATCCGCATACAATTCTGACAATCTCAAAAAATCCTCACAACCtatacaaaaaaagaagaaatctaTAAACAACGATAATAATCTGAAAGCGGGGAATTATTCATTACTTTTTAAGACGGTGAACGTTTAACcgcatttcttatttttgtccAACATGGCACTGAGTTGGCAAGAAGAGGTCTAGttggccaaataaaattttggaaggaTCATTTGACCAATAAAaaacttttatagaaaaaaaaaccgTCAGGTCAGTTGTTTCTAGCGGCCAAGGATGGATCACGGAATTGCGATAAAtgaaaaagttttaaatactctgtTGCAATGTTGGTATAGTACGGGGACCATCGAAACATTTAACCACCagggaataataataataataataataataataataatagaaaaagttTGCCAAACCCACAGCTTGCATTTCTTCATCTTGACAGTGAGTTTTTCCAGCTCTCCAAGCTGTCTGTTACTGTCTGTGATCTTGTCCAGTTTCTGGAATCCATTTCTGCAGTAAAAGCCAACAGCTTTTCCATGTAAATAATAACTGTAATCAGTGCATCATAAATTCACGGCACCATACCCCGGCACGACTTTTGAACAGACGTACCATGCCGTGTCACGCACGGTCCGGAACGGCTACGCACGGCCagtgtttttatatatacacgGCTGTGTATTATCGtgctttataaataaaaaaagcgTTGTTTTATAAGATTgataaataatacataaaaatagtttagaaaacttaaaataactCTCTTAATgaatgattaaattttttatctgcCAAAACTCGATACGGTAATCGTGTCCCCAACATAGCACgattataaaatatttgtacTATACCGTGCCACCTATGCCGGGTACAACTGTCCGTGAATTTAGGGACTGAAGTTAAAGCTTAGGATAAAACTTTGAAGTTAAGTATCAGGAATGACGTCATAGGGCAGTCTTTGTCATCATCGTGaataagaatgaaaaagaaaatatcatGTATCCTTCTAATGTTTGGTTGGCATACTTCTTGTAAAAAACCGTAAAAAACACATCTAATTCATAAACCTAAATTCAAACATTATGCTGTAgcaaaaccaaaataaataacgaGTAAAATACGTAGAGTTTCTagacaatgtttttttttttgtaagttcNACGTTTTTAgaactcagaaaaaaaaaaaaaagtgaaaacgCAAATATTtacataagattttttttaatattttagccccccaaaaaaagaaaaaaaataaatatcttcaCTATCAGATGATCACATCCACAAAACcctaaacaaaacaaaacaaaataatttacaacgaAAGATCGAATCGAACAAACcctaaacaaacaaacaaaaaaaagaaaagaaaaaatcacaACAAAAGATCAAATGGAGCGAAGGATCTCACCGGAGAGCGCGTAAGATGTCTTGGATCTCCCCGTCGATCCTCTCCACCTCGGTGCTCATCGCGACCCCTCTCCCCACcaccacaaaaaagaaaaaaaagaaaagaaaaaatctcgAGAATTTGAAATCACAAAAAgacgcggaggaggaggaggagatgaataCGAGgtagtagggttttgattttgaatccgtTTTGCGAgggagcaaattttttttttttttttttaaaaaatggggAATCGAGAAACAGAATTAACAGAACAAGCGGATGTTTTTCAAACTAATCCCTACAAAATTCTAATTCTCAAAGTAacccttctaaaattttattttggataaacttcaaataccatccctttggtttcgcactttctcactttagtattctgtggtttaaagcgtatcaatttagtaccatgtggttttatttttttcttttcgtcagcacctccgttaactttttgttaaattattatataaaaaaacttcagatatccatttatagtttatcgaatattcactttaatatcttttagttttaactttgttactgatttaacgaaaaaaatagtgaaggggataacaaaaagagagaaataaaactatatatagttTATGAAAGTAATACACTCTAAACCACATGGTAGTAAAGTAAAAATGTGCACAACCACAtgagtggtatttaaaattttttcttttattttttccaaaaatacttattttgaaAAGCCATGAATCGTTAACGGTCTTTGTAAAGCAGTGAATCATTCCCCAGAGTtggacaaaagatgataaatttATGATAAACAACTATTTTTAATCTATAGTAGAAACTAAAATGAATAatctttaatctaaaattatagaaaaaactttaaaaaccacCCATGTGGTTACACACGTTTTCATTTttgtaccctgtagtttaaagtatatcaatttagtatccatgattttatttttctctttttattattccctccactaatttttttttcattaaatcagtgacaaaattaaaactaataggttctaaagtgaatattcgataaacctaggtggggtatctaaatttttttgtatataatttaacaaaatattgacgaaaaaaaaaaaaattatagagtaataaattaatacactttaaaacacatgatactaaagtgaaaaaacgtGAAACCACATGATGAAATCAGGGCAAATAGCCAGGGACATCAGCATGGCATCATAGATATATAATTATCACTTTTAATTATGTTCTAtagaaaaatatacatatattattattataatattatacttaattataaaatacttaTTTCTAAGTAGATAtaactttttaagttttatttttttttataaaaatggtccatactaatagaaaataaaaatagctacgttgattttaagccgttgaattaatttaatatgACTTGATCGAACAAATCCGGCCGGTTTaacaaaaatattcaatttaataTGACTTGATCGAACAAATCCGGCCGGTTTAACAAAAATCAGGCCAGTTCGATGGTTGAACCACCGATTGAAATGTTTCAAAGtgattttttgaattataaggTTCAAAGGGTTAAATTGAACCACTTTATAAATCGAGTCATGGTCAGACCCGTCGAACTAGTTGGCTCAACccgatttttaaatcattgcctttttcctttttatataGCTAAGACGTATTTTTTAGGTAAAAAATCGTACAGCTAATCTGAACTTTGGACCATTTTTAGTTGGTTATCCATCcaaccattcaaaattttaattttactgtgcaacctttcaaattatttgatttgaatcagtcaacgacactctgatttcaaatttgaatgtgtaatttatttttataagtttaattagcATACTTCGTACAATTCTCGCAACTGTAAATTTATTGAAGTAAATAatcagcttaaattttgaagtcaaaatattattgactaaatcgaatcaaacaaattgaaaacatggatagtaaaattgaaattttaaaaagttgaatcaaaatagtccatagttcaggtgggttatctatatttttactaatttttttttattccaaacaGCTCTTTGtcgaaaaaaaattcattatactatttctttttgtttttcttacattataatattttggaaaaatttcaaatacaaccactgtggtttcgcattttttattttagcacactttggtttaaagtgtatcaatttagtaccctttggtttcatttttctctttttattattcccttcactaattttttttcgttaaatcagtgaca
This genomic interval from Ananas comosus cultivar F153 unplaced genomic scaffold, ASM154086v1, whole genome shotgun sequence contains the following:
- the LOC109704125 gene encoding novel plant SNARE 13-like — translated: MSTEVERIDGEIQDILRALRNGFQKLDKITDSNRQLGELEKLTVKMKKCKLLIREFDSAIEDEEIRNLPEVNWQLVEKKQLMIRELNSYVTMRKT